GCCACGTGCGGCGACGTGCAGCGGGCGGTGCAGGCTGGATTTGCGTTGACCACGGTGAACATCGGCAATCTGCATTATTCACCGGGCAAGCAACAGCTCTGTCCGCACGTGGCCCTGAGCAACGAGGACATCGGCTGTCTGAAGGCCTTTGCCAAACGGGGCATTCATTTGGATTTCCGCTGTGTTCCCAACGATTCGACGCAGGTGAAGACATCATGGTGGGGATGAGCATGGACGCGCTGGCCTGGGCGGGCTTGGCGTGTTTTTTTTTGCCCTGTTTTCCCTGGCCCGATTCGGCCTGAATCTCGGTTTTCTGGATCGACCCCTGGTGATCGGCATGCTTTGGTCGGCCGTGACAGGACACTGGGAGACGGCCTTGCCCGTGGCACTGTTTTTCGAGCTGTTCTTTTTGGATCTGTTTCCCATTGGAACCTACATTCCCCCGCACGGCCCCTTTGCCCTGCTGACATCCCTGGCCCTGGTGAACATCTTCGACCTCGCCCAGGCTCCGGTGATCTTTATGGTCATGCTGCTCTGCGCACCCACGGCCCTTTTGGGCAGCCGTCTCGAACTGTTTCAGCGTCGTAGACAAAATGCCGTGTATACGCAAATGCTTCAGTCCACGCGAGGTGGCGCGGATGTAACCATCTCCCCGGTGAATCCAGTGAAAATGGCCCTGTTGCAATCCGTCGTGGTGAACTTGGCGGCGTTCATTGTGGTCATGGCCCTGCTCGTGCCGCTCACCGACGTGCTCTTGCAGCAATTCCGCGGACGTGTCCTGATGTTGCCCATTACTTGGCCGGTGGTCTGGATGATCGGAACCGTCGGGGTTCTGCTTTCCCTGCGCTCGCGTAGAGTCTACGCTCTGCTGCTGGGGGCGGTGGTCCTGGCCGGAGGATATTACTGGCTCAGCCATTTCGCGTGACGGACGTGGCCGGGCGGGGTGCCGTGGGCACGTCCGTGCCGTGGACCGGGATGCCCAGTTCAGTCCTGAATTCCCAATTGCTCAAGGAGGACAGTTCGTGATTTTCGACATTGAGAAAGAGACCGCGCCACGGGAAGATCTGGAGCCGTTGCAGTTGTCCCGGCTCCGGAACCTAGTGGAGCGGGTTAATGCCAACGTGCCATTTTATCGACGCAAGTTCGAGGAAACCGGCATACGTCCCGAACAGGTCAAAAGCCTCAACGATCTGAAATACCTGCCGTTCACGGAAAAGCAGGATCTGCGCAACAACTATCCCTTCGGTCTGTTCGCCGTGCCCAAGGAAAACGTCGTCCGCATCCATGCCTCTTCCGGCACCACGGGCAAGGCCACGGTGGTGGGGTATACGCACCGCGACGTCCGCAACTGGGCTGGCCTGATGGCCAGAGCCTTCATGGCCGCCGGGGTCAATCGAGGCGACGTGGTGCATAATGCCTACGGATACGGCTTGTTCACCGGCGGGCTGGGCGTGCATTACGGTGCGGAGGAACTGGGGGCGACCATCGTACCCATTTCCGGCGGAGGCACCAGGCGCCAAGTGATGCTGCTTCGGGACTTCGGCCCCACGGTGCTGTGCAGTACCCCGTCCTACAGCCTGTTCCTGTTCGAAGCGGCCCAGGAGGCCGGGATTCCGTTCAGCGAGCTGCCCATCCGCGTTGGCATCTTTGGGGCCGAACCCTGGTCCGAGGAGATGCGCCAGGACATCCAGTCCAAGCTGGGCCTGATCGCCCTGGACATCTACGGACTCTCCGAAATCATGGGGCCCGGGGTGGCCATGGAGTGCGCCGCGGCTCAGAAAGGCCTGCACATTTTCGAGGACCATTTCCTGCCGGAGATCATCGACCCGATCACCGGCGAGCAATTGCCGCCCGGGGAGACCGGCGAACTGGTCTTGACCACCCTGACCAAGGAAGCCCAGCCTCTGATCCGTTATCGGACCCGGGACATCACCTCCCTGAACTACGTTCCCTGCCGTTGCGGCCGGACCCATGTCCGGATGAGCCGGATCAAGGGGCGCAGCGACGACATGCTGATCATTCGCGGGGTGAACGTCTTTCCGTCGCAGATCGAAGCCCTGCTTCTGGAAACCGAGGGCCTGACCCCGCATTATCAGTTGATCCTGGATCGCCAGGGTGCCATGGACACCCTGGAGGTGCGGGTGGAGGTGGATGAAAAGCTCTTTTCCGACGAAGTGCGCCATTTGCAGCGCCTTGAAGGCAAAATCCAGGGGAACATCAAGGAGTTTCTCGGTGTGACGGCCAAGGTCAAACTGGTGGAACCGCGTAGCCTGACCCGTTCCGAAGGCAAGGCCAAACGGATCATCGACCAGCGCCCCAAGGTCTGAGATCGCATCACGGTTTCTCAATCCGTCGCAGAACCTGAATCCCTTACGGGAGGGTAGAACAATGAAAGTGGAACAGATTTCGATTTTTCTGGAGAATCGCGCCGGACGCCTGACGGATGTGACCAGGGTCTTGTCCCAGGCCAAGGTGAACATCCGGGCGTTGTCCCTGGCTGATACGTCGGATTTCGGCATCCTGCGCCTGATCGTCACGGACCATGAACGGGCCAAGCAAGTGCTCAAGGAAAACGGCTTCACCGTGGGGCGGACCTCCGTGGTGGCCGTGGAAGTGGCCGACAGACCCGGAGGGCTGCACTCCATTCTGGAACTGCTGAGCAACAACCAGATCAACGTGGAATACATGTACGCCTTTGTCCAGCAGACCGGTAAGGACGCGGTCATGATTTTCCGGTTCGACCGGACGGATCAGGCTATTGAGTTATTGCAAAACAGCAAGATTCGGATCATCCCTGGCGACGAACTCTACAATCTGTAAGCATCCGCATGTGAGGATGTAACTGCTCAAAAATAGTGGCAAGCATGGCCTGAATATGACGAGCTTGAGAACCTTGCTATATAGAGGTCGTTCCCGCGAAGGCGGGAATCCAGCGTCGGAATGGGGCTATATCCAGAGTGTGCTGAGTAGTTCCCGAAACTTTTACTTAGGGGGGCGAGAGATGAAAAGAATGGGATTGACGTTCATGGTGGCGCTTCTGGCGTTGCTCTTCATATCGACCGCCGCCATGGCGCAGCGTCCGGTATCCTTGCGCTTGGCGCACTTTTTTCCGGCGACCCACCCGGCGGAGACGGAATTGGTCCAGGGTTGGGCCAAGGCCCTGGCAGAGGCGTCCAACGGGCGAATCGAGGTCGTCAGCTATCCGGGCCAGACCCTGCTCGCGGCTCCGGAGATTTACGACGGAGTGGTCACGGGCATCGCGGACATCGGCCTTTCCGCCTTCGCCTATACCAGGGGCCGCTTTCCATTGCTGGAGGCGTTCGAGCTGCCCGGCGTGACCTACAAAAATTCCAAGGTGGCCAGCCAGGTGGCCTGGGACGGGATCAAGGCATTGAATCCGGCGGAGGTCCAGGACACCAAGCTCTTGATGGTCCTGGCTACCGGACCCGGCGACCTGTTCACCAAGTCGCCCGTGCGCACTCTGGAAGACCTGCGGGGCATGGAAATCAGAGCCACTGGCCTGAGCGCCAAGACCTTGGCCGCTCTGGGTGCCATCCCCGTGGCCATGCCCCAGTCCGAGGCCTACGAGGCCCTGTCACGCGGACTGGTCAAAGGCAATCTTTCGCCCTTGGAGGTTTTGCAAGGCTGGCGGCACGCCGAGGTTACGGATTACCTGACCTTGACACCGTTTCTCTACAATACCTTGTTCTTCGTGACCATGAACCAACGCGCTTGGGATCGGCTGCCTGAAGACCTGCAAGCCTTGATCACGGAGGTTTCCGAGCAATTCTTCCATGACGTGGCCAAGGGTCTGTGGGATGCGCAGAACGAGACGGGCCTGGCCTATGCCGTGGAAACCACGGGGCAGCAGGTGATCACCCTCTCCGAAGAGGAGACGGCCCGGTGGACGGAACTGGTTTTACCGATCCAGGCCGAGTTTCTTGAGGACATGGCCGGTCGGGGACTGCCCGGACAAGAGATACTCGACTTGGTGATCGAGCTGTCCGGAAAGTACAACACCAAGTACTGATCCATAACGGATACTTTTTTTCCAAGGGGGCGCGGGGTATTGCCGCGCCAAGACAAGGCCCGCGTCCTGCATCTGGTTTCGAAGGCGTCTGGACGCGCGGCCGTTTTTTTCGTTAAACCGTCTTCGCTCCACACCCATAATGCCGTCACGTTCAAAACGTTATCTTCAGCTCACTGAAAAATACGTCTGGGCCGTCAGTAAGGTTTTTGACGCCGTGGCTGGAATCAGCCTCCTGGCCGTAATGTTTCTGGTGGTCCTGAACATCATCCTGCGGGCATTCTTTAAGAGCCCGATTCTCGGAACATATGAATTCGTGGGCTTTCTGACCTCCCTGGCCGTGGGCCTGGCCCTAGCCCATTGCGCCCTGAAGAACGGGCATATCGCCGTGGGCTTTCTGGTGGCCAAGCTTCCCGAGCGGGTCAGAGCCTGCATCGACGGCCTGACCAACATCACGGCCGCGGTGTTTTTCGTTTTCTGCTCCTGGCACATGCTGGACTATGCCCAAAGCTTCGCGGCCAGCGGCGAGGTGGGATTGACCACGAGGATTCCCTTCTTTCCGTTTGTTTACGGACTTGCCGCGTCCCTGGGATTGCTTTGCCTGGTCCTGATCCTGCGTGCCGTGGAGATGATGGGCATGGCGGTGCGCCGATGAGCCCGACAGTGATCGGCTTGGCCGGCATCGGTTTGTTTTTCTTGCTGCTGATCTTGCGCATGCCCATTGCCTATGCCATGGCCCTGACCGGGTTTTTGGGATTCAGTTGGCTGGTTTCTCCGGATGCGGCGTTTCGGGTCGTTTCCAAGGATCTCTACGCCACGTTCTCCTCCTACTCCCTGAGCGTGATCCCCATGTTCATCTTTATGGGGTTTTTGGCATTCTACTCCGGGATAGGGGCTAGGCTGTTCACCTTCGCCTACCGGACCATGGGCCACTATCCCGGAGGGTTGGCCATAGCCACCCAGGCCACCTGCGCACTTTTCGGCGCGGTTTGCGGGTCCAACACGGCCACGGCCGCGACCATCGGGGCCATAGCCATCCCGGAGATGAAAAAATACCGGTACGCAGACACTCTTTCGACGGCCAGCGTGGCCGCTGGAGGGGCGTTGGGGGTCCTGTTCCCGCCCAGCGTGATCTTTATCGTCTACGGCATGGCCACGGAGCAATCCATCGGCAAGCTGTTCATGGCCGGGATCATCCCCGGTTTTTTGTTGATGTTTCTCTACATGGCCACCATTTTTATCATGGCCCGACGTAACCCCCGGCTTGGTCCACCCGGGCCTGTGTTCGGCTGGAAGGATCGCCTCGCGGCCTTGAAGGGCGGAATCTGGGAAGTATTCGTCATCTTTTCTCTGTCCCTGGGCGGCCTGTTCGCCGGTTGGTTCACTCCCACCGAAGCCGGCGCCGTTGGTGCGTCCGGGGTGTTTTTTCTGACCCTGATCCAAGGCAAGCTGCGCTGGGACGGACTAAAGCGGGCTCTGGCCGACTCCACCCGGACCACGGCCATGATCATGCTCCTGGTGGCCGGGGCGGTGATCTTTGGGCGGTTCATGGCCGTCAGCCGCATCCCGTTCGACCTGGCGTCCTGGGCTGGCCAACTGGACCTGCCGGCCTACGTGGTCATGGCCCTGATCCTGCTAATCTATCTCGTCCTGGGATTCTTCATCGACGCCCTGGCCCTGGTCCTGCTGACCATTCCCATCTTCTACCCCGTGGTGGTCAATGTTCTGGGATATGACCCGATCTGGTTCGGGGTGATCATGGTTTTGGTCGTGGCCATGGGCGTGATCACACCCCCGGTGGGCATGAACGTCTATATCGTCAAGGGAATTGCCGCGGACGTCCCCCTGGAAACCATCTTCAAGGGAATCTGGCCGTTT
The nucleotide sequence above comes from Desulfonatronum sp. SC1. Encoded proteins:
- a CDS encoding TRAP transporter large permease, with protein sequence MSPTVIGLAGIGLFFLLLILRMPIAYAMALTGFLGFSWLVSPDAAFRVVSKDLYATFSSYSLSVIPMFIFMGFLAFYSGIGARLFTFAYRTMGHYPGGLAIATQATCALFGAVCGSNTATAATIGAIAIPEMKKYRYADTLSTASVAAGGALGVLFPPSVIFIVYGMATEQSIGKLFMAGIIPGFLLMFLYMATIFIMARRNPRLGPPGPVFGWKDRLAALKGGIWEVFVIFSLSLGGLFAGWFTPTEAGAVGASGVFFLTLIQGKLRWDGLKRALADSTRTTAMIMLLVAGAVIFGRFMAVSRIPFDLASWAGQLDLPAYVVMALILLIYLVLGFFIDALALVLLTIPIFYPVVVNVLGYDPIWFGVIMVLVVAMGVITPPVGMNVYIVKGIAADVPLETIFKGIWPFLAALIVCIAILLAFPALTTFLPGLI
- a CDS encoding TRAP transporter small permease; this translates as MPSRSKRYLQLTEKYVWAVSKVFDAVAGISLLAVMFLVVLNIILRAFFKSPILGTYEFVGFLTSLAVGLALAHCALKNGHIAVGFLVAKLPERVRACIDGLTNITAAVFFVFCSWHMLDYAQSFAASGEVGLTTRIPFFPFVYGLAASLGLLCLVLILRAVEMMGMAVRR
- a CDS encoding phenylacetate--CoA ligase family protein, with the protein product MIFDIEKETAPREDLEPLQLSRLRNLVERVNANVPFYRRKFEETGIRPEQVKSLNDLKYLPFTEKQDLRNNYPFGLFAVPKENVVRIHASSGTTGKATVVGYTHRDVRNWAGLMARAFMAAGVNRGDVVHNAYGYGLFTGGLGVHYGAEELGATIVPISGGGTRRQVMLLRDFGPTVLCSTPSYSLFLFEAAQEAGIPFSELPIRVGIFGAEPWSEEMRQDIQSKLGLIALDIYGLSEIMGPGVAMECAAAQKGLHIFEDHFLPEIIDPITGEQLPPGETGELVLTTLTKEAQPLIRYRTRDITSLNYVPCRCGRTHVRMSRIKGRSDDMLIIRGVNVFPSQIEALLLETEGLTPHYQLILDRQGAMDTLEVRVEVDEKLFSDEVRHLQRLEGKIQGNIKEFLGVTAKVKLVEPRSLTRSEGKAKRIIDQRPKV
- a CDS encoding ACT domain-containing protein, which translates into the protein MKVEQISIFLENRAGRLTDVTRVLSQAKVNIRALSLADTSDFGILRLIVTDHERAKQVLKENGFTVGRTSVVAVEVADRPGGLHSILELLSNNQINVEYMYAFVQQTGKDAVMIFRFDRTDQAIELLQNSKIRIIPGDELYNL
- a CDS encoding PTS sugar transporter subunit IIC; its protein translation is MFFFALFSLARFGLNLGFLDRPLVIGMLWSAVTGHWETALPVALFFELFFLDLFPIGTYIPPHGPFALLTSLALVNIFDLAQAPVIFMVMLLCAPTALLGSRLELFQRRRQNAVYTQMLQSTRGGADVTISPVNPVKMALLQSVVVNLAAFIVVMALLVPLTDVLLQQFRGRVLMLPITWPVVWMIGTVGVLLSLRSRRVYALLLGAVVLAGGYYWLSHFA
- a CDS encoding TRAP transporter substrate-binding protein, coding for MKRMGLTFMVALLALLFISTAAMAQRPVSLRLAHFFPATHPAETELVQGWAKALAEASNGRIEVVSYPGQTLLAAPEIYDGVVTGIADIGLSAFAYTRGRFPLLEAFELPGVTYKNSKVASQVAWDGIKALNPAEVQDTKLLMVLATGPGDLFTKSPVRTLEDLRGMEIRATGLSAKTLAALGAIPVAMPQSEAYEALSRGLVKGNLSPLEVLQGWRHAEVTDYLTLTPFLYNTLFFVTMNQRAWDRLPEDLQALITEVSEQFFHDVAKGLWDAQNETGLAYAVETTGQQVITLSEEETARWTELVLPIQAEFLEDMAGRGLPGQEILDLVIELSGKYNTKY